A single Papilio machaon chromosome 12, ilPapMach1.1, whole genome shotgun sequence DNA region contains:
- the LOC106718330 gene encoding islet cell autoantigen 1: MMQHQYWVTKKTVLKKLGTKEDECIVASDAELDAKLELFRSISDSCLQLQRILDQYQERVCILAQEENSLGKFLKDAGKSSEASGKHMVSAGKAISYSGQQRLSVRSPLLRLYHEVETFRCRAIKDMRATVSAMEKARIEYRAALSWMKSTSAQLDPDTGRGLDNFRKAQRQVRESKKVFDKLTLDVLQKIDLLAAARCNMFSHVLSTYQNSFLNFSTKVAQTLLATSESMSAAPQYEFSILKSLQEGDGNQEDSVPKDKDQMLFFQDEYKDEVPEEAKNENANANNDSENQPSDENKIEPITSDELINTNVTNENTTVDVQNISSDLAGIRLDCGDASANYGSFMPSQLLQDLATANFLDGPLAPMNSNVIKNATDSKTETKSTTLPKKDDKAAWFKLFAELDPLANPDNLPGCNTNQSHAA, encoded by the exons aTGATGCAGCATCAATACTGGGTAACAAAAAAGAccgtgttaaaaaaattaggtacAAAAGAGGACGAGTGTATTGTTGCTTCTGATGCTGAACTTGACGctaaattagaattatttcGATCAATATCAGACAGCTGCCTTCAATTGCAACGAATATTAGATCAGTATCAAGAACGTGTATGCATTTTGGCTCAAGAAGAAAATTCTTTGGGAAAGTTTCTAAAGGATGCAGGTAAATCGTCTGAGGCTTCTGGAAAGCATATGGTTTCAGCTGGAAAAGCTATATCTTACTCTGGACAGCAGCGGTTGTCAGTAAGAAGTCCTCTGTTGAGATTATACCATGAAGTGGAAACATTTAGATGTCGCGCCATAAAAGACATGCGAGCTACAGTTTCTGCTATGGAAAAAGCCCGTATTGAGTACCGTGCTGCATTAAGTTGGATGAAGTCAACTAGTGCTCAACTCGACCCTGATACTGGCCGCGGTCTTGACAATTTTCGCAAAGCCCAGCGACAAGTTCGTGAAAGCAAAAAGGTTTTTGATAAACTTACCTTGGATGTTTTACAAAAG ATTGATCTTCTAGCGGCGGCAAGATGTAACATGTTCTCCCATGTTCTATCAACATACCAGAATTCTTTTCTAAACTTCTCCACTAAAGTAGCCCAGACATTATTAGCTACATCGGAGTCTATGAGTGCAGCACCACAGTATGAGTTCAGCATTTTGAAAAGTCTTCAGGAAGGAGATGGTAACCAGGAAGATTCAGTACCTAAAGATAAAGATCAAATGTTGTTTTTCCAg gatgAATATAAGGATGAAGTACCTGAAGAagctaaaaatgaaaatgcaaATGCTAATAATGATAGCGAAAATCAACCGTCTGATGAGAACAAAATTGAGCCAATCACATCGGATGAGCTAATCAATACAAATGTTACAAATGAAAACACTACAGTGGATGTTCAGAATATTAGCTCGGATTTGGCTGGTATTCGTTTGGACTGTGGTGATGCCTCAGCTAATTACGGATCTTTCATGCCTTCACAGCTCTTGCAG GATTTGGCCACTGCAAACTTCTTGGATGGGCCACTAGCACCTATGaattcaaatgtaataaaaaatgcaacaGATTCCAAAACTGAAACCAAATCTACAACACTCCCTAAAAAGGATGATAAAGCGGCCTGGTTCAAGCTGTTTGCTGAACTCGATCCTCTCGCTAACCCTGACAATCTGCCTGGTTGTAACACCAATCAAAGCCATGCCGCTTAA